The following coding sequences are from one Danio rerio strain Tuebingen ecotype United States chromosome 21, GRCz12tu, whole genome shotgun sequence window:
- the c7b gene encoding complement component 7b precursor (The RefSeq protein has 2 substitutions compared to this genomic sequence), with product MLTCILCSIYNIKMCPQSSLIFLLTFLPYIWCEQPLNCRWGPYGDWSECDGCTKTQVRVRQVETFPQFGGKSCTGEDIQKQACLPKKSCPLQAGCENRFRCTSGQCINPSLVCNGDHNCEDGLDEQRCTGSIVCDKQKPPPNSDLTGRGFDELTGELRAGVINTRSFGGQCRKVFSGDHREFYRLPQNLLRYSFQVSVENDFTDDYYDSSWSYMRDEKQRRIIRGGHDHKTFHNQLKQDKTYHLLIIRNEVEVAQFQNNAPEYLPLSEDFWKDLSALPITYEPSAYRLFIQRYGTHYMEEGSLGGQYRALLELDANYMMEMSRTETDFHQCITRVKRRLFYKKKTTKCVKLMKTIENFSENRNHKMPIKTDIIGGNSAYIAGLSLLDLENPDNNKQMYTKWAGSVKEFPKVIKQKLRPLHELVKEVACAGLKKVHLKRALEAYLEEQSPCHCRPCQNNGMAVLSEGVCTCVCRPGTSGNACQNGHVLGEQPGVIEGGWSCWSAWSSCSHGQKSRTRSCNNPTPRNGGKNCIGETIERRSCEEPDFEHLKILEPHCFDPTLTPVKTCKTPPPLANGFVLDPKDIYTVGKKIEYTCTDGYDRIGNPFAECTESLTWRISPMECKKSECDAPAVLRNVIVVPLKQSYRIGDSVTLSCPSGMQKDGEGEIRCRLGLSWYPDPKSVRCNPVEAVPTQPSLLCKPWEKPGTGQCVCKMPFECKTSLHVCATVRPGRVNRMSVCQLGALQCLGKTFTLLQDSACSWPETKFTSCQDCHQWETCDGSKCDCKDPEDCPDDSAHVCVSLMGGAPEMMSECEAGAWRCRGKEMNVLKIGACQS from the exons CAACATTAAG ATGTGCCCTCAGTCCTCTTTAATATTTCTTCTCACGTTTCTGCCTTACATTTG GTGTGAGCAGCCATTAAACTGCAGATGGGGACCGTATGGAGACTGGTCAGAGTGTGACGGCTGTACCAAAACACAG GTTCGAGTGCGTCAAGTAGAGACATTCCCTCAGTTTGGCGGAAAGTCTTGTACAGGCGAGGACATTCAGAAACAAGCCTGTTTACCGAAGAAAAGCTGCCCTCTACAGGCAGGATGCGAAAACAGATTTCGTTGCACGTCTG GTCAGTGCATCAACCCGTCTCTGGTGTGCAATGGAGATCATGACTGTGAAGATGGTTTGGATGAACAGCGCTGTACTGGCTCTATAGTGTGTGATAAGCAAAAGCCACCACCAAACTCAGACCTCACAGGAAGAGG GTTTGATGAGTTGACGGGTGAGCTGAGAGCAGGTGTCATCAACACCCGTAGCTTTGGTGGACAGTGCAGGAAGGTTTTCAGTGGAGACCACAGAGAATTCTACAGACTTCCTCAAAATCTACTCAGATACAGCTTTCAG GTCAGTGTTGAAAACGATTTCACTGATGACTACTATGACAGTTCCTGGTCCTACATGAGGGATGAAAAGCAAAGAAGGATCATTcggggaggccatgatcataaaaCCTTTCATAACCAACTTAAACAGGACAAG acCTATCACCTGCTGATAATAAGAAATGAGGTAGAAGTGGCTCAGTTCCAGAACAACGCTCCGGAATACTTGCCTCTGTCTGAAGATTTTTGGAAGGATCTATCAGCTCTGCCCATCACATATGAGCCATCAGCCTATCGACTATTCATACAGCGATATGGTACTCACTATATGGAGGAAGGATCTCTGGGGGGCCAGTATAGGGCACTGCTGGAGCTGGACGCAAATTATATGATGGAAATGA GTAGAACAGAGACTGATTTCCACCAGTGTATTACCCGTGTGAAGCGGCGTCTCTTCTATAAGAAGAAAACAACCAAGTGTGTGAAACTGATGAAGACCATTGAGAATTTCAGTG AGAACAGAAACCATAAGATGccaataaaaacagacattatagGAGGAAATAGCGCTTATATTGCTGGCCTTAGTCTCCTGGACTTGGAAAACCCTGACAATAACAAACAAATGTACACAAAGTGGGCTGGGTCAGTAAAGGAGTTCcctaaagttataaaacagaag TTGAGGCCGCTGCATGAATTGGTCAAGGAGGTGGCATGTGCAGGACTAAAGAAAGTCCACCTGAAGAGGGCACTGGAGGCCTATCTGGAGGAGCAGAGCCCCTGTCACTGCAGACCCTGTCAGAACAATGGCATGGCTGTGCTCAGTGAAGGggtttgtacatgtgtgtgtagGCCAGGAACCAGCGGTAATGCCTGCCAGAATGGCCATGTCCTTGGAGAGCAACCAG GAGTGATTGAAGGAGGCTGGAGCTGCTGGTCTGCCTGGAGCAGCTGCTCTCATGGTCAAAAGTCAAGGACTCGTTCATGCAACAATCCTACGCCAAGAAATGGAGGCAAAAATTGCATAGGAGAAACCATAGAGCGCAGAAGCTGCGAGGAGCCGGATTTTGAACACCTCAA AATCTTGGAGCCCCATTGCTTTGATCCCACACTGACACCAGTGAAGACATGTAAAACTCCCCCTCCTTTGGCTAATGGGTTTGTTTTG GACCCAAAAGACATCTATACAGTTGGCAAGAAGATTGAATACACCTGCACAGACGGATACGATCGCATTGGCAATCCATTCGCTGAATGTACAGAAAGCCTGACATGGAGGATATCACCAATGGAGTGCAAAA AATCAGAGTGTGATGCTCCAGCTGTTCTCAGAAATGTGATTGTTGTGCCCTTAAAACAATCCTATCGTATTGGTGACAGTGTGACCCTCTCATGTCCAAGCGGAATGCAGAAAgatggtgaaggagaaatcaggTGCCGGCTTGGACTCAGCTGGTATCCAGATCCTAAGAGTGTCCGTTGCAACCCAG TTGAAGCAGTGCCCACCCAACCAAGCCTCCTCTGCAAACCATGGGAAAAACCAGGGACGGGTCAGTGTGTTTGCAAAATGCCTTTTGAATGCAA GACGTCTCTCCACGTTTGTGCCACTGTGCGTCCGGGCCGGGTCAACCGAATGAGTGTCTGCCAGCTTGGGGCTCTGCAGTGTCTTGGGCAAACCTTTACTTTGCTGCAGGATAGTGCATGCAGTTGGCCAGAAACCAAATTCACATCCTGTCAGGACTGCCATCAGTGGGAGACATGCGATG GTTCGAAATGTGACTGTAAGGATCCTGAGGACTGCCCTGATGATTCCGCCCACGTGTGTGTCTCTCTGATGGGCGGAGCTCCTGAGATGATGTCAGAATGTGAGGCGGGAGCTTGGAGATGCAGAGGGAAAGAAATGAACGTGCTCAAAATTGGAGCCTGTCAGtcataa
- the c7b gene encoding complement component 7b isoform X1 → MRDEKQRRIIRGGHDHKTFHNQLKQDKTYHLLIIRNEVEVAQFQNNAPEYLPLSEDFWKDLSALPITYEPSAYRLFIQRYGTHYMEEGSLGGQYRALLELDANYMMEMSRTETDFHQCITRVKRRLFYKKKTTKCVKLMKTIENFSENRNHKMPIKTDIIGGNSAYIAGLSLLDLENPDNNKQMYTKWAGSVKEFPKVIKQKLRPLHELVKEVACAGLKKVHLKRALEAYLEEQSPCHCRPCQNNGMAVLSEGVCTCVCRPGTSGNACQNGHVLGEQPGVIEGGWSCWSAWSSCSHGQKSRTRSCNNPTPRNGGKNCIGETIERRSCEEPDFEHLKILEPHCFDPTLTPVKTCKTPPPLANGFVLDPKDIYTVGKKIEYTCTDGYDRIGNPFAECTESLTWRISPMECKKSECDAPAVLRNVIVVPLKQSYRIGDSVTLSCPSGMQKDGEGEIRCRLGLSWYPDPKSVRCNPVEAVPTQPSLLCKPWEKPGTGQCVCKMPFECKTSLHVCATVRPGRVNRMSVCQLGALQCLGQTFTLLQDSACSWPETKFTSCQDCHQWETCDGSKCDCKDPEDCPDDSAHVCVSLMGGAPEMMSECEAGAWRCRGKEMNVLKIGACQS, encoded by the exons ATGAGGGATGAAAAGCAAAGAAGGATCATTcggggaggccatgatcataaaaCCTTTCATAACCAACTTAAACAGGACAAG acCTATCACCTGCTGATAATAAGAAATGAGGTAGAAGTGGCTCAGTTCCAGAACAACGCTCCGGAATACTTGCCTCTGTCTGAAGATTTTTGGAAGGATCTATCAGCTCTGCCCATCACATATGAGCCATCAGCCTATCGACTATTCATACAGCGATATGGTACTCACTATATGGAGGAAGGATCTCTGGGGGGCCAGTATAGGGCACTGCTGGAGCTGGACGCAAATTATATGATGGAAATGA GTAGAACAGAGACTGATTTCCACCAGTGTATTACCCGTGTGAAGCGGCGTCTCTTCTATAAGAAGAAAACAACCAAGTGTGTGAAACTGATGAAGACCATTGAGAATTTCAGTG AGAACAGAAACCATAAGATGccaataaaaacagacattatagGAGGAAATAGCGCTTATATTGCTGGCCTTAGTCTCCTGGACTTGGAAAACCCTGACAATAACAAACAAATGTACACAAAGTGGGCTGGGTCAGTAAAGGAGTTCcctaaagttataaaacagaag TTGAGGCCGCTGCATGAATTGGTCAAGGAGGTGGCATGTGCAGGACTAAAGAAAGTCCACCTGAAGAGGGCACTGGAGGCCTATCTGGAGGAGCAGAGCCCCTGTCACTGCAGACCCTGTCAGAACAATGGCATGGCTGTGCTCAGTGAAGGggtttgtacatgtgtgtgtagGCCAGGAACCAGCGGTAATGCCTGCCAGAATGGCCATGTCCTTGGAGAGCAACCAG GAGTGATTGAAGGAGGCTGGAGCTGCTGGTCTGCCTGGAGCAGCTGCTCTCATGGTCAAAAGTCAAGGACTCGTTCATGCAACAATCCTACGCCAAGAAATGGAGGCAAAAATTGCATAGGAGAAACCATAGAGCGCAGAAGCTGCGAGGAGCCGGATTTTGAACACCTCAA AATCTTGGAGCCCCATTGCTTTGATCCCACACTGACACCAGTGAAGACATGTAAAACTCCCCCTCCTTTGGCTAATGGGTTTGTTTTG GACCCAAAAGACATCTATACAGTTGGCAAGAAGATTGAATACACCTGCACAGACGGATACGATCGCATTGGCAATCCATTCGCTGAATGTACAGAAAGCCTGACATGGAGGATATCACCAATGGAGTGCAAAA AATCAGAGTGTGATGCTCCAGCTGTTCTCAGAAATGTGATTGTTGTGCCCTTAAAACAATCCTATCGTATTGGTGACAGTGTGACCCTCTCATGTCCAAGCGGAATGCAGAAAgatggtgaaggagaaatcaggTGCCGGCTTGGACTCAGCTGGTATCCAGATCCTAAGAGTGTCCGTTGCAACCCAG TTGAAGCAGTGCCCACCCAACCAAGCCTCCTCTGCAAACCATGGGAAAAACCAGGGACGGGTCAGTGTGTTTGCAAAATGCCTTTTGAATGCAA GACGTCTCTCCACGTTTGTGCCACTGTGCGTCCGGGCCGGGTCAACCGAATGAGTGTCTGCCAGCTTGGGGCTCTGCAGTGTCTTGGGCAAACCTTTACTTTGCTGCAGGATAGTGCATGCAGTTGGCCAGAAACCAAATTCACATCCTGTCAGGACTGCCATCAGTGGGAGACATGCGATG GTTCGAAATGTGACTGTAAGGATCCTGAGGACTGCCCTGATGATTCCGCCCACGTGTGTGTCTCTCTGATGGGCGGAGCTCCTGAGATGATGTCAGAATGTGAGGCGGGAGCTTGGAGATGCAGAGGGAAAGAAATGAACGTGCTCAAAATTGGAGCCTGTCAGtcataa